The proteins below come from a single Fundulus heteroclitus isolate FHET01 unplaced genomic scaffold, MU-UCD_Fhet_4.1 scaffold_966, whole genome shotgun sequence genomic window:
- the LOC118562533 gene encoding uncharacterized protein LOC118562533, giving the protein MSGGRSSSVAAAQVHNAGLTLTQEFNEIFAAPTTAELQDLDFTLTDIDLTDKGLIDERYGCPNQPNQNDFHKELAVTQPGSSRTQTSRAERLCPKPFNPSVFHGELAVTQPGSSRAQTPSEARLCPKPVKPSVFRKEPAVTQPGSSTTQTPRKGRLSLAKRRLPAEIAAQNTSTPKRQRTEEHNGSVVVISSPETSEHHDRFPEEAPRLTTSHGLPRNVNQGTTLPAALTPHRDIVAQALFTAGIQPHPDTFGQTDVTIQSVHQNNDAELIAAAAEAETAASEASAHDRSRPASSAQHPVAQVIRRDAGKHKKRRSLRSLCSSVLRVQQNFKQLIIKADATGPIIDAAAWAITHMPVATGRQAALYRRKTAALLNYCETLMVELVDPTMPVPLTS; this is encoded by the exons ATGTCCGGAGGTCGTTCTTCATCTGTTGCAGCAGCCCAGGTCCATAATGCGGGATTGACGTTGACCCAGGAGTTCAACGAGATTTTCGCTG cgCCAACAACTGCTGAACTACAAGACCTAGATTTTACACTAACGGATATTG ATCTTACCGACAAAGGGTTAATTGACGAGCGTTACGGTTGTCCGAACCAGCCAAATCAGAATGACTTCCACAAAGAGCTAGCGGTGACACAGCCTGGATCAAGCAGAACGCAAACGTCCCGCGCTGAAAGATTGTGTCCGAAGCCATTCAACCCAAGTGTGTTCCACGGAGAGCTAGCGGTGACACAGCCTGGATCGAGCAGAGCACAAACGCCCAGTGAAGCAAGATTGTGTCCGAAGCCAGTCAAACCGAGTGTGTTCCGCAAAGAGCCAGCGGTGACACAACCTGGATCGAGCACAACGCAAACGCCCCGTAAAGGAAGATTGAGTTTAGCTAAAAGGAGGCTCCCAGCAGAAATAGCTGCTCAGAACACATCAACACCAAAGCGGCAGAGGACTGAAGAACATAACGGGTCAGTTGTTGTAATAAGTTCTCCAGAGACATCAGAGCACCACGATCGCTTCCCCGAGGAAGCTCCCCGGCTCACCACGTCACACGGCCTCCCTCGAAACGTTAATCAGGGGACAACGCTTCCTGCAGCAC TAACACCCCACCGTGACATTGTTGCTCAAGCACTCTTTACGGCTGGAATACAGCCTCATCCCGATACATTTGGCCAGACGGACG TAACAATTCAGTCTGTACACCAGAATAATGACGCCGAgctaatagcagcagcagcagaagcggAAACAGCAGCATCAGAAGCATCAGCACATGATCGGTCTCGTCCTGCCTCATCTGCTCAGCACCCTG taGCACAGGTCATCCGCCGTGACGCAGGAAAACACAAGAAGAGGCGGAGTCTCAGAAGCCTGTGTTCGTCAGTCCTGAGAGTTCAGCAAAACTTCAAGCAGTTAATCATCAAAGCGGATGCGACTGGTCCAATTATTGATG CCGCTGCATGGGCAATAACGCATATGCCAGTTGCTACGGGACGTCAAGCTGCCCTCTACCGCCGGAAAACTGCTGCGCTTCTGAATTACTGCGAGACTCTGATGGTTGAACTGGTTGACCCGACGATGCCAGTACCGTTAACCAGCTAA
- the LOC118562534 gene encoding uncharacterized protein LOC118562534, translated as MKWSGSRPEGLDLYQEIFVLRSDNSVFTPSLPQMATVDEDSPALSQDLPCGHGDPTPPMEQALESQRESASAPPSPPADTQALESQRESASAPPSPPADTQALESQRESASAPPSPPADTLPDDESGADENDGWIRFGFIKAVKTVLYRLLTAAIRQYMHEMCYGSVNNRPSQKEHGRLKLLENELYEHNYYGILRVLYNERFMDAVQQFLAARNIHHDNEAVNAVIQAYLYELTMVKRVFNTIYGGYDRLVEENCELKEQLDAITDYWRGS; from the exons ATGAAGTGGTCCGGATCTCGCCCTGAAGGCCTCGACCTATACCAAGAGATCtttgttttaaggagtgacaatTCCGTGTTTACTCCCTCGCTACCTCAGATGGCGACCGTGGATGAAGATTCACCAGCGCTTTCCCAAGACCTGCCCTGTGGCCACGGAGATCCGACACCCCCGATGGAGCAAGCCCTTGAGAGTCAGAG GGAATCGGCCTCGGCACCCCCGTCGCCACCTGCGGACACGCAAGCCCTTGAGAGTCAGAGGGAATCGGCCTCGGCACCCCCGTCGCCACCTGCGGACACGCAAGCCCTTGAGAGTCAGAGGGAATCGGCCTCGGCACCCCCGTCGCCACCTGCGGACACCCTGCCAGACGATGAGAGCGGCGCAGATGAAAACGATGGGTGGATTCGCTTCGGTTTCATCAAAGCGGTGAAAACTGTGCTGTATCGCCTTTTGACCGCTGCGATCAGACAATACATGCACGAAATGTGTTACGGAAGCGTTAATAACCGTCCTAGTCAAAAAGAGCATGGACGCTTGAAGCTGCTTGAGAACGAGCTCTACGAACATAACTACTATGGTATATTGCGAGTACTTTATAACGAACGTTTCATGGATGCAGTTCAACAGTTTCTAGCCGCTCGCAACATCCATCATGACAACGAGGCTGTTAATGCTGTCATACAAGCGTATCTGTATGAATTAACGATGGTGAAGCgtgtatttaatacaatatatgGCGGGTATGATCGGCTGGTTGAAGAAAACTGTGAACTAAAAGAACAACTTGATGCCATCACAGACTACTGGCGAGGGTCTTGA